The DNA region TCTATATTCATTCATTTTTTCCTTCTTCAAGTAAATTACCTAGCTGCTTAAGTATATTTTTTTAGAACCGTTACTGTGGTTTCCCCCGCGGATTCTGCACCGTATCTACAGACCACCAGAACTTCCCCGCGGTTTTTTCCAATATATTCTGGTTATCCTAGACAGGAGAAAGGGTGGTTTCATGTCGATGTACCGGACCAGAACGGAGCAGGAATGGGTTTTTGAATATGTAACGAGGAAGCCGCAGCCGACACCTGTTGTATTGGGGTCAAAGGGGACGTGGTCAGGGAACGGGAAACCGATGATCATTCTAATCGGGTTCACTCTCATCGACGTGTTGACCCTGGCCGATATATACGATGCTGCCCATCACGCCATAAGAGAAATGAAGCACCAAGGAATCACCTACTACGCAATCAACATCATCGAAAAGAAGAAAGTGAAGGAGATTATTGAGGAGTGGAAATAGGCGAAGTAAGGTAACTTTGGTTAAAAATTGGGGCCAGAGATCAAATCCGCAGATAGACCATCGAAAAAGGCAGATAGAGCCATCAATTCGGCAGATAAGAGAAACTTCGGAGGACCCAAGTACAAAAAGTTCAAGGATTTCACCTTATTACCAAGCATAAAATCCCATATAAAGGAAAATACATAACCGAAGTAAGGTAACTTAGGTTCAAAACTGGGGCCAGTGATCAAATCCGCAGATAGAATGAGGATTTTGGCAGATAGACCATCGAAAAAGGCAGATAGAACGATCAAATTGGCAGATAAGAGAACTTCGGAGGACCCAAGTACCAAGAATTCAAGGATTTCAGCATATTATCAAGCTGCAAATTCCATATAAAGGAAATTATGTAACCGAAGTAAGGTAACTAAAGAAAGATTGTTTAAGAAGGAATTCAATTAGTCAGAAGAGAAATAAAATATGAGTAGGAAATAAAAGGATTTGGGGGGATAATGGTGGATTGTAAAAAGGTTAACAAAATCTTTAGAGTTGTAGGCATAAAAGGCGGTGGATCTTTTGCTAATTTTGGTACCGATGTTCCAAAACTTGCCCAGCAATTCTTAACTCGAATAGATGAAGTTGAAAATCATTCGGGTATTGAAGTAGCTCTTTTCGAACCTAAACGGGATACTAACCATCTGGATGGCCACTATTATGTAGGAATAATTGTTAATGAGACTCTAAAAGAGATTCCAGTTGGGATGGATTATATCGAAACTACACAAGCCTATGTTACGACTAGGGGGAAGATCATTCATATCGCTAACCTACATTACCATTTAGTAAAATGGGCAGATGATACGGGTTATAAACGGGATTTAGATTCTCATATTGTTGAAACTTATCATCCAATGGAAAATGGTGAGGAAGAAGTAGAGATTTATTTACCCATCCATATCTAAAACCCAGTTGCTTTAAACCTAGGCTGCAAACTTATGGTGGCTTTTATCTAATTTGATAAACCATGGGGACGGTTGGCTAGAAAAATAAAATGGCAGATGAAACTGGGGATTCGGCAGGTAAGATAGCGAATTCGGCAGATAGACCACCCCATTTGGCAGATTAATAGCCTTTCTATGTAGAACAAGAAGGACCCTGCATCTAGAGCACAGGGTCCTCCTCTATGTATTAGTTCTCAATCCAGAACCTCTTGATCACATTTCCATCTTCCTCAATATAATCCGTATCCGCAACTCCGCCATTATTCATGATCGTTTTTGCTGAACCGGTATTCTTCTCATCACAAACAACAAGTACCCTCGTGATTCCTATTTCCTTCGTCTTTTCTAAGGATAGCTCCAATAATTTCGTCGCATATCCTTTTCGGCGCTCGGATGGACGGATGCCATAGCCGATGTGACCACCCTCGTTCAATAGCCTTTCTGTTAAACGATGGCGGATATTAACGACACCAAGAACTTTATTATCCTCGTTAACTAACCAATAAGTAGAATCCGGGACCCAGCCCTCAGGGAGATTTTCATCCTTCTCCAGCATCACGGGGAAATCCGAAGGGTCCTTGGCAATCACCCAAGGAATCATCGCCTCGCCGCTCGCTTTCCACTCCTGATAAAAAGATAAATATTCCGTCTCCAACTCCATCGTTGGATGTAGAACAGAGGGACGTTTCTCTTGTTTCATCCTAAACTAAATAGGAAACACGAGAAACGTCCCCATGTTTCTACTTCTTCAACTCGTTTAGGTATTAAAAAAAGGATGAAACCAATATTATATGGTTTCCATCCTTTTTTAAAAATAGTCCGTTACACTATTTTACTTAGTTTTTACCGTTCCCATTGCCATTACCATTACCTTTATTACCATTCTCGCTCTTTTTTTCAGTGTCTTTATTTTGTGCATTTTGATTGTTTTTGCTAGCTGGCTGTTGTTTTTTTTCTTTTTCCACTTGAGCTTTTTGATTTTGTACCTCTGCTTTTTGTTTACCTTGAACACGTTTTTCATCAGCTTTTTGTTGCTTTTCAACAACTGGAGTTGTAACTACCGGTTGTACTTCTTCCGTAGTTCCTTCTTCTGTAACTGGATCTGTTCCTT from Neobacillus sp. FSL H8-0543 includes:
- a CDS encoding effector binding domain-containing protein, whose translation is MVDCKKVNKIFRVVGIKGGGSFANFGTDVPKLAQQFLTRIDEVENHSGIEVALFEPKRDTNHLDGHYYVGIIVNETLKEIPVGMDYIETTQAYVTTRGKIIHIANLHYHLVKWADDTGYKRDLDSHIVETYHPMENGEEEVEIYLPIHI
- a CDS encoding GNAT family N-acetyltransferase, which encodes MKQEKRPSVLHPTMELETEYLSFYQEWKASGEAMIPWVIAKDPSDFPVMLEKDENLPEGWVPDSTYWLVNEDNKVLGVVNIRHRLTERLLNEGGHIGYGIRPSERRKGYATKLLELSLEKTKEIGITRVLVVCDEKNTGSAKTIMNNGGVADTDYIEEDGNVIKRFWIEN